From the genome of Lutzomyia longipalpis isolate SR_M1_2022 chromosome 2, ASM2433408v1, one region includes:
- the LOC129790049 gene encoding plastin-1 isoform X2, with amino-acid sequence MANNLKGLSPDERLEIRETFTEIDKNNYGFIELKDLREALDQVGFKLPGYKIREMVNEYSQRQEIKSKDRLSYDEFESLCMDLKAKDVGSKFKTVVSKKENLETLGGMSSISAEGTTHSVRLEEQLAFSDWINSNLGHDPDLRHLLPIDQEGKTLYLKIKDGILLCKIINHSCPDTIDERAINKKNLTVYTEFENLTLGLVSAQAIGCNIVNIDAHDLAKGKPHLVLGLLWQIIRIGLFSQITLDHCPGLVALVNEGENLEDLMKLSPEAILLRWVNYHLERAGIQRRCTNFQSDIADSEVYTYLLKQIAPNTAGVTLEALRESDHTQRAEVMLQQAAKLNCRSFVTPQDVVGGVYKLNLAFVANLFNNHPGLDEPEQIEGLESIEETREEKTYRNWMNSMGVAPHVNWLYSDLADGLVIFQLCDIIKPGIVNWNRVHKKFAPLTKFMEKLENCNYAVELGKQLKFSLVGIAGQDISDGNATLTLALIWQLMRAYTLSILSRLANTGNPIIEREIVQWVNQKLEGAGKSSSLKNFQDSKISDGIIVIDLIDAIKRGSINYDLVKRGGGEEDNLANAKYAISMARKIGARVYALPEDITEVKPKMVMTVFACLMAMDYIPNMDSVETNSH; translated from the exons ATGGCAAATAACCTCAAGGGATTGTCCCCTGACGAGAGACTGGAGATCCGTGAGACATTCACAGAG AttgacaaaaataattatggtTTCATTGAGCTCAAAGACCTTCGTGAGGCTCTGGATCAGGTGGGATTCAAATTACCCGGGTACAAAATACGTGAAATGGTGAATGAATACAGTCAACGACAGGAGATAAAGAGTAAGGATCGGTTGTCGTATGATGAATTTGAATCGCTGTGTATGGACCTCAAGGCAAAGGATGTGGGGAGTAAATTTAAGACGGTTGTGTCGAAGAAGGAGAACCTCGAGACACTTGGTGGGATGTCGAGTATCTCGGCTGAGGGGACAACGCATAGTGTTCGTTTGGAAGAACAATTGGCATTTTCCGATTGGATCAATTCAAATTTGGGTCATGATCCCGACCTGAGGCATTTGCTACCCATTGATCAGGAAGGCAAGAcactttatttgaaaattaaggaTGGTATCCTCCTGTGTAAGATCATCAATCACTCCTGTCCGGATACAATTGACGAGCGTGCAATTAACAAGAAGAACCTCACGGTGTACACGGAATTTGAGAATTTAACCCTCGGTTTGGTGTCAGCTCAGGCCATTGGATGCAATATTGTCAACATTGATGCTCATGATTTGGCAAAAGGGAAGCCACACCTTGTCCTTGGGCTCCTCTGGCAAATTATCAGGATTGGGTTGTTCAGTCAAATTACCCTCGATCACTGTCCGGGGCTTGTGGCGCTAGTCAATGAGGGTGAAAATCTCGAGGACCTCATGAAGCTCTCACCGGAGGCAATTCTCCTACGTTGGGTGAATTACCACCTCGAACGTGCTGGTATTCAGCGACGATGCACAAATTTCCAGAGTGACATTGCCGATTCGGAGGTCTACACGTACTTGCTGAAGCAGATTGCACCAAACACCGCTGGTGTTACCCTTGAAGCTCTCAGGGAGTCGGATCACACTCAAAGGGCTGAGGTGATGCTCCAGCAGGCGGCAAAACTCAATTGCCGTAGCTTTGTGACACCTCAAGATGTTGTGGGTGGTGTCTACAAACTCAATCTCGCCTTCGTGGCGAATCTCTTCAACAATCATCCGGGACTCGATGAACCGGAACAGATTGAGGGGCTGGAATCGATTGAGGAAACACGAGAGGAGAAGA CATACCGGAACTGGATGAATTCAATGGGAGTGGCACCACATGTTAATTGGCTGTACTCCGATTTAGCCGATGGTCTAGTCATCTTCCAATTGTGTGACATCATTAAACCGGGTATTGTTAATTGGAATCGGGTGCACAAGAAGTTTGCACCGCTCACCAAGTTTATGGAAAAgctggaaaattgcaattatgCCGTTGAATTGGGGAAACAACTCAAATTCTCCCTGGTTGGCATAGCTGGACAAGATATCAGTGATGGAAATGCAACACTAACACTCG CTCTCATCTGGCAACTTATGCGAGCCTACACGTTGTCCATTCTATCGCGGCTGGCAAATACGGGAAATCCCATTATTGAGCGAGAGATTGTTCAGTGGGTGAATCAGAAGCTCGAGGGTGCTGGAAAGAGTTCGAGCCTCAAGAATTTCCAGGATTCCAAGATATCCGATGGAATTATTGTCATTGATCTCATTGATGCCATCAAGAGGGGTAGCATCAATTATGATTTGGTCAAACGCGGTGGTGGAGAAGAg GATAACTTGGCCAATGCGAAGTATGCAATTTCAATGGCAAGAAAAATTGGCGCTCGTGTGTACGCCCTGCCAGAGGATATCACAGAAGTAAAGCCGAAGATGGTCATGACAGTATTCGCCTGCCTCATGGCGATGGATTACATTCCCAATATGGACAGCGTTGAAACCAATTCCCATTAG
- the LOC129790049 gene encoding plastin-1 isoform X1 — translation MDILTVDQHEIMKEFQVNLEHELWPEIDKNNYGFIELKDLREALDQVGFKLPGYKIREMVNEYSQRQEIKSKDRLSYDEFESLCMDLKAKDVGSKFKTVVSKKENLETLGGMSSISAEGTTHSVRLEEQLAFSDWINSNLGHDPDLRHLLPIDQEGKTLYLKIKDGILLCKIINHSCPDTIDERAINKKNLTVYTEFENLTLGLVSAQAIGCNIVNIDAHDLAKGKPHLVLGLLWQIIRIGLFSQITLDHCPGLVALVNEGENLEDLMKLSPEAILLRWVNYHLERAGIQRRCTNFQSDIADSEVYTYLLKQIAPNTAGVTLEALRESDHTQRAEVMLQQAAKLNCRSFVTPQDVVGGVYKLNLAFVANLFNNHPGLDEPEQIEGLESIEETREEKTYRNWMNSMGVAPHVNWLYSDLADGLVIFQLCDIIKPGIVNWNRVHKKFAPLTKFMEKLENCNYAVELGKQLKFSLVGIAGQDISDGNATLTLALIWQLMRAYTLSILSRLANTGNPIIEREIVQWVNQKLEGAGKSSSLKNFQDSKISDGIIVIDLIDAIKRGSINYDLVKRGGGEEDNLANAKYAISMARKIGARVYALPEDITEVKPKMVMTVFACLMAMDYIPNMDSVETNSH, via the exons atggaTATCCTAACGGTCGATCAACATGAAATTATGAAGGAATTTCAAGTTAATCTTGAACACGAACTGTGGCCGGAA AttgacaaaaataattatggtTTCATTGAGCTCAAAGACCTTCGTGAGGCTCTGGATCAGGTGGGATTCAAATTACCCGGGTACAAAATACGTGAAATGGTGAATGAATACAGTCAACGACAGGAGATAAAGAGTAAGGATCGGTTGTCGTATGATGAATTTGAATCGCTGTGTATGGACCTCAAGGCAAAGGATGTGGGGAGTAAATTTAAGACGGTTGTGTCGAAGAAGGAGAACCTCGAGACACTTGGTGGGATGTCGAGTATCTCGGCTGAGGGGACAACGCATAGTGTTCGTTTGGAAGAACAATTGGCATTTTCCGATTGGATCAATTCAAATTTGGGTCATGATCCCGACCTGAGGCATTTGCTACCCATTGATCAGGAAGGCAAGAcactttatttgaaaattaaggaTGGTATCCTCCTGTGTAAGATCATCAATCACTCCTGTCCGGATACAATTGACGAGCGTGCAATTAACAAGAAGAACCTCACGGTGTACACGGAATTTGAGAATTTAACCCTCGGTTTGGTGTCAGCTCAGGCCATTGGATGCAATATTGTCAACATTGATGCTCATGATTTGGCAAAAGGGAAGCCACACCTTGTCCTTGGGCTCCTCTGGCAAATTATCAGGATTGGGTTGTTCAGTCAAATTACCCTCGATCACTGTCCGGGGCTTGTGGCGCTAGTCAATGAGGGTGAAAATCTCGAGGACCTCATGAAGCTCTCACCGGAGGCAATTCTCCTACGTTGGGTGAATTACCACCTCGAACGTGCTGGTATTCAGCGACGATGCACAAATTTCCAGAGTGACATTGCCGATTCGGAGGTCTACACGTACTTGCTGAAGCAGATTGCACCAAACACCGCTGGTGTTACCCTTGAAGCTCTCAGGGAGTCGGATCACACTCAAAGGGCTGAGGTGATGCTCCAGCAGGCGGCAAAACTCAATTGCCGTAGCTTTGTGACACCTCAAGATGTTGTGGGTGGTGTCTACAAACTCAATCTCGCCTTCGTGGCGAATCTCTTCAACAATCATCCGGGACTCGATGAACCGGAACAGATTGAGGGGCTGGAATCGATTGAGGAAACACGAGAGGAGAAGA CATACCGGAACTGGATGAATTCAATGGGAGTGGCACCACATGTTAATTGGCTGTACTCCGATTTAGCCGATGGTCTAGTCATCTTCCAATTGTGTGACATCATTAAACCGGGTATTGTTAATTGGAATCGGGTGCACAAGAAGTTTGCACCGCTCACCAAGTTTATGGAAAAgctggaaaattgcaattatgCCGTTGAATTGGGGAAACAACTCAAATTCTCCCTGGTTGGCATAGCTGGACAAGATATCAGTGATGGAAATGCAACACTAACACTCG CTCTCATCTGGCAACTTATGCGAGCCTACACGTTGTCCATTCTATCGCGGCTGGCAAATACGGGAAATCCCATTATTGAGCGAGAGATTGTTCAGTGGGTGAATCAGAAGCTCGAGGGTGCTGGAAAGAGTTCGAGCCTCAAGAATTTCCAGGATTCCAAGATATCCGATGGAATTATTGTCATTGATCTCATTGATGCCATCAAGAGGGGTAGCATCAATTATGATTTGGTCAAACGCGGTGGTGGAGAAGAg GATAACTTGGCCAATGCGAAGTATGCAATTTCAATGGCAAGAAAAATTGGCGCTCGTGTGTACGCCCTGCCAGAGGATATCACAGAAGTAAAGCCGAAGATGGTCATGACAGTATTCGCCTGCCTCATGGCGATGGATTACATTCCCAATATGGACAGCGTTGAAACCAATTCCCATTAG
- the LOC129790044 gene encoding zinc finger protein 16 → MDEDEAYQIEWIQGSGDEGECLEENDIIQEVHEDDGVDIDPSTINEDDIIEEVDDEEYLAAMSDHLGHTSTANLVYMTQDGQNMGDIIEEHVQETEIEEYTEQQHFDGQVCEEVVIDESGVPEGKMEILIDSNGAVVQEVQEDEEVVPLPPQDEYTSSRPYPCDFCSRRFRKKANLMNHMVAHQTDRPHVCNLCGARYIRRCDLHNHFKIHAYAPTDHDLGGTEYITGQNEEEEEEDDEDISIKKSFINYGVSPSPRKKAQQQITPRKRTTLKMTNSVREIPKFDYINEDMKLLSDSSQQQQHGEIYPMVEQYPVTDPKKPFVCQHCGVSFAREKALASHARMHGGDSPFECETCGEMFWDATRLRDHQLLHRMDPKSTADFDSSLMDEETETDSGEGDEKYGNFYCEVCGMCFHRQALLKRHSRSHAKKEIVETDISRHCCNVCGETFAEALDLLAHAEVHARFQPYKCMLCGETFLDEPTIKEHIDTTHADELTTHSCRLCGKVCRDSKSLMKHAWDHSREKKHSCSKCAKTFHNKARLKRHMMSHRDKCVTCDVCGDRFPDGRSLMNHRHSHTNVSGRQFPCRECGKTFGSRSSQQIHIRIHTGERPYGCKYCWKAFADGGTLRKHERIHTGEKPYACSVCPRAFNQRVVLREHIRSHHSGADSQRGTSVTPYYCEVCSEMFALPTELIQHLIQHSDMNTLAKRQPPSGPRKYQRRRKLKPHELERLRTQRSKNSSDLSDEDPSQSDAQERYQASPVVQTGRQGGGARGSNTRRGQNTFNIDGLDDQNLLRASTDFETSVAKFDLNKGAASRKKNAVALSLSSAMVALPPQSRPKMIRTQKTRVAVEDGKRRTKTLITRTAPTDVAGTSGPTARGQKTLRARIKNVSYHYTDRIMSPATFSDVPDQIAQEVSVKQEPMEMTATATVLEHDGSGLSKKTYNKYSMDIVNDLEAILRSPIKQSPSPKRDLNQSLLSEQNAKGSSSGSVGGSSKSRRRITTPGKKRPQQPETITSNIGHLTKRQLAIAAKKSGKEVEDSKEDILGGMDKDSEIITGDIDDIGATKSNATEFKCEMCSSMFLTQEDLFAHVAIHI, encoded by the exons ATGGATGAGGATGAAGCGTACCAGATTGAGTGGATTCAGGGTAGTGGAGATGAGGGGGAGTGCCTGGAGGAGAATGATATAATTCAGGAAGTGCACGAGGATGATGGTGTGGACATTGATCCAAGCACCATAAATGAGGATGATATCATTGAAGAAGTTGACGATGAGGAGTACCTGGCGGCAATGTCGGATCACCTGGGGCACACCTCAACGGCAAATCTCGTGTACATGACGCAAGATGGGCAGAATATGGGCGATATCATTGAGGAGCATGTTCAGGAGACGGAGATTGAGGAGTACACGGAACAGCAGCACTTTGACGGGCAGGTGTGCGAGGAAGTGGTTATCGATGAGAGTGGCGTGCCTGAGGGAAAGATGGAGATACTAATTGACAGCAATGGGGCTGTTGTGCAGGAAGTGCAGGAGGATGAGGAAGTTGTTCCACTACCACCCCAGGATGAGTACACATCATCGCGTCCGTATCCGTGTGACTTCTGCAGTCGTCGCTTCCGGAAGAAGGCCAATCTAATGAACCACATGGTGGCGCATCAGACAGATCGACCCCATGTGTGTAATCTCTGCGGTGCCCGGTACATTAGGCGCTGTGATCTACACAATCACTTCAAGATTCACGCGTATGCGCCCACAGATCATGATCTCGGTGGTACGGAATACATAACTGGGCAGAATGAGGAGGAAGAGGAGGAGGATGATGAAGATATTTCGATAAAGAAGTCCTTTATAAACTACGGCGTATCACCGAGTCCACGGAAGAAGGCACAGCAGCAGATTACACCACGAAAGAGAACAACACTCAAGATGACAAATAGTGTTCGTGAGATACCCAAATTTGACTATATAAATGAAGATATGAAGCTCCTTAGTGATTCGTCACAGCAACAGCAGCATGGAGAGATCTATCCAATGGTGGAGCAATACCCGGTGACCGATCCAAAGAAGCCCTTTGTCTGTCAACACTGTGGTGTGTCATTTGCACGTGAAAAGGCTCTTGCGTCGCACGCAAGGATGCACGGTGGGGATTCACCGTTTGAATGTGAGACATGCGGTGAAATGTTCTGGGATGCAACGCGCCTGCGTGATCATCAGCTCTTACATCGCATGGATCCGAAGAGCACTGCTGACTTTGATAGTTCCCTCATGGATGAGGAGACGGAAACAGATTCGGGGGAGGGTGATGAGAAATATGGGAATTTTTACTGCGAAGTCTGCGGGATGTGCTTCCATCGTCAGGCTCTACTGAAGCGTCATTCGCGTTCGCATGCAAAGAAGGAGATAGTTGAGACCGATATCTCCCGGCATTGTTGCAATGTGTGCGGTGAAACATTCGCCGAGGCTCTTGATCTCCTTGCACACGCCGAAGTACATGCACGCTTCCAGCCATACAAGTGCATGCTGTGCGGTGAGACATTCCTCGATGAGCCAACAATCAAGGAGCACATCGATACGACACATGCGGACGAGCTCACGACACATTCGTGCCGACTGTGCGGAAAGGTGTGCCGTGACAGCAAATCCCTCATGAAGCATGCTTGGGATCACTCCAGGGAGAAGAAGCATTCCTGCTCCAAGTGTGCCAAGACATTTCACAATAAGGCGCGTCTCAAGCGCCACATGATGTCACATCGGGATAAGTGTGTCACGTGTGATGTGTGCGGGGATCGTTTTCCCGATGGACGAAGCCTCATGAATCACCGGCATTCGCATACAAATGTCTCCGGGAGGCAATTTCCCTGCCGAGAGTGTGGCAAAACATTCGGATCGCGTAGTTCGCAGCAGATACATATTCGTATCCACACAGGAGAGCGTCCCTATGGGTGCAAATACTGCTGGAAGGCATTCGCCGATGGTGGTACACTGCGGAAGCACGAACGTATCCACACGGGTGAGAAGCCATACGCATGTTCCGTGTGCCCGCGTGCCTTCAATCAACGCGTTGTTCTGCGAGAACACATTAGATCACATCACTCAGGTGCTGATTCACAGCGTGGCACCTCCGTAACACCGTACTACTGCGAAGTCTGCTCTGAGATGTTTGCCCTACCTACGGAGCTGATACAGCATCTCATTCAGCACAGCGATATGAATACATTGGCTAAGAGACAACCTCCT AGTGGCCCAAGGAAATATCAACGACGTCGCAAGCTGAAACCGCACGAATTGGAACGTCTACGTACGCAACGTAGCAAAAATTCCTCAGATTTATCAGATGAGGATCCCTCGCAATCGGATGCCCAGGAACGCTATCAAGCATCACCAGTTGTGCAGACTGGCCGTCAGGGTGGTGGAGCACGTGGAAGTAACACACGTCGTGGGCAGAATACATTCAACATTGATGGGTTGGATGATCAGAATTTACTGCGAGCCTCAACGGACTTTGAGACGTCCGTGGCGAAGTTTGATTTAAACAAGGGGGCAGCGTCACGCAAGAAGAATGCTGTAGCATTGTCACTGTCATCAGCCATGGTGGCATTGCCACCGCAGTCGCGTCCTAAAATGATTCGAACGCAAAAGACACGCGTTGCCGTGGAGGATGGAAAGAGACGGACAAAGACATTGATTACACGTACAGCACCAACAGACGTAGCTGGAACTAGTGGACCAACTGCCCGTGGGCAGAAGACCTTAAGGGCAAGGATAAAGAATGTGAGCTATCACTACACAGATAGAATTATGAGTCCGGCTACATTCTCCGATGTACCAGATCAGATTGCACAGGAAGTTAGTGTGAAGCAAGAGCCGATGGAGATGACAGCAACAGCCACGGTGCTGGAGCACGATGGTAGTGGTCTGTCGAAGAAGACGTACAACAAGTACAGTATGGACATTGTTAATGATTTAGAGGCCATCCTACGGTCACCCATTAAGCAATCACCTTCACCGAAGAGGGATCTCAATCAG tCACTACTGAGTGAACAGAATGCAAAGGGTAGCAGTAGTGGTAGTGTTGGTGGAAGTAGCAAGAGCAGAAGACGGATTACAACACCGGGTAAGAAGCGTCCGCAGCAACCTGAGACAATTACATCAAACATTGGGCACCTCACGAAGCGTCAATTGGCAATTGCAGCCAAAAAATCCGGCAAGGAGGTAGAAGATAGCAAGGAAGACATTCTCGGGGGCATGGACAAGGATAGTGAGATCATCACGGGTGACATTGATGATATTGGGGCCACAAAGAGCAATGCTACTGAGTTTAAGTGTGAAATGTGTTCATCCATGTTCCTCACACAGGAAGATCTCTTTGCACACGTGGCAATTCACATTTAG
- the LOC129790056 gene encoding transmembrane protein 47 isoform X3 encodes MAPTTTIETVTITRPLKVIAFICGVIVIILMIMALASTDWLMAEGWRQGLFVHCIEEDVVPPLPFNLQDPPGCYPSRDAAYIKATAALCIITLITDAIATLLTGLGLRTQDHNMKYKYYRIAVLVMLVALISILIALILYPVCFAAELNLGNRPIWEFGWAYGVGWGAAIFLFGAVVLLLCDKESEEIYYKERKIVHESQMRA; translated from the exons GTGATTGCATTCATCTGCGGCGTGATTGTTATAATTCTCATGATCATGGCTCTTGCATCTACGGACTGGCTAATGGCTGAGGGATGGCGTCAGGGGCTTTTTGTGCACTGCATTGAAGAGGATGTGGTGCCACCGCTTCCATTCAATCTGCAAGATCCACCAGGATGCTATCCGAGTCGAGATGCTGCTTACATTAAAGCCACAGCAGCTCTCTGCATCATTACACTCATCACAGATGCAATTGCCACGCTGCTCACAGGGCTCGGGCTGAGGACACAGGATCATAATATGAAATACAAGTACTACCGAATTGCCGTACTTGTAATGCTCGTAGCAT TAATCTCGATCCTGATCGCCTTGATCTTGTATCCAGTTTGCTTCGCAGCCGAACTGAACTTGGGTAATCGTCCAATATGGGAATTTGGGTGGGCGTATGGCGTTGGCTGGGGTGCTGCCATTTTCTTATTTGGAGCCGTTGTCCTTCTTCTGTGCGACAAGGAATCAGAAGAAATTTACTACAAAGAACGGAAAATCGTTCATGAATCTCAGATGCGAGCCTAG